From the Vulpes lagopus strain Blue_001 chromosome 15, ASM1834538v1, whole genome shotgun sequence genome, one window contains:
- the LOC121475967 gene encoding folate receptor alpha-like, with translation MAQLMTTQVLFLLVGVAAVWTARPRTELLNVCMDAKHHKEKPSPEDGLHKQCSPWKKNSCCFANTSREAHKDISYLYRFNWNHCGSMTPACKKHFIQDTCLYECSPNLGPWIQEVNQSWRKERILHVPLCKEDCELWWQDCRTSYTCKSNWHKGWNWTSGYNQCPEGAACHPFHFYFPTSAALCNEIWSHSYKVSNYSRGSGRCIQMWFDPAQGNPNEEVARFYARAMSEATHCVLGPLLLSLALMLLWLLS, from the exons ATGGCCCAGCTGATGACAACACAGGTGCTGTTCCTTCTGGTGGGGGTGGCCGCAGTATGGACAGCGCGGCCCAGAACTGAGCTTCTCAATGTCTGTATGGACGCCAAGCACCACAAGGAAAAGCCAAGCCCGGAGGACGGGCTGCATAAGCAG TGCAGCCCCTGGAAGAAGAATTCCTGCTGCTTCGCCAACACCAGCCGGGAAGCCCATAAGGATATTTCCTACCTGTACAGATTTAACTGGAACCATTGCGGATCTATGACACCTGCCTGCAAAAAGCACTTCATCCAGGACACCTGCCTATATGAGTGTTCTCCCAACCTGGGGCCCTGGATTCAGGAG GTAAATCAGAGCTGGCGCAAGGAGCGCATCCTGCACGTGCCCCTGTGCAAAGAGGATTGTGAGCTATGGTGGCAGGACTGCCGCACCTCCTACACCTGCAAGAGCAACTGGCACAAGGGCTGGAACTGGACCTCAG GGTATAACCAGTGTCCAGAGGGAGCTGCCTGCCACCCCTTCCATTTCTACTTCCCCACATCTGCTGCTCTGTGCAATGAAATCTGGAGTCATTCCTACAAAGTCAGCAACTATAGCCGAGGGAGCGGCCGCTGCATCCAGATGTGGTTCGACCCGGCCCAGGGCAACCCCAACGAGGAGGTGGCGAGGTTCTACGCCAGGGCCATGAGTGAGGCTACGCACTGTGTCCTTGGGCCTCTCTTGCTCAGCCTGGCCCTGATGCTGCTCTGGCTACTTAGCTGA